Genomic DNA from Hypomesus transpacificus isolate Combined female chromosome 19, fHypTra1, whole genome shotgun sequence:
GCTAAGGTTGATTATATTTACATGTGGACAATACTCTTGAGAACAATCAGATTAATGCAGTAGTTTACAATGGAAATGTTGACATACTTTACAAGCTTTGGTATTCCTTCAATTCACCATCTGGTGCTGGCACAAAGAGGTATCCATTCAATGAGACCTGAGTCATGAATGACCTTTTTAAATATAACCTTACAATTCTTACAACCTGGAATTTCTGGTTTTCCTTTACTCCCTTCTTGCTTCTCATTTTACTGAGACTCACTTCTACAAGCCCAGATGTCTTATATATTCAACTTAAATGTAATGCCAGTATTCAAAAATATGTAGAGATTGCTATTCTGCTAATAAATGGCTTGTAAGCATCAAATGGGGTGTTATTCAGCACTTAAGTTCCTGGTACACCTCAAATCCTATACAGAGAGTTGAGAGACTGTAAGAAGGTTTatttattagttttttttcataGGCAACCATCAGTGGGGAGCTTGAAAGCTGCCTTGGCTCAATGTCCTAAACTTAGCTGAGCCAGTCACTCTACAATTGGTGAAAATGTTAATGAGTTGCATAAGAAGCAGAAAAATGTAAAGTCAGCACTTACCAACAGCCCTGATAAAGTTTAAAAATATCCTAACATTCAATTTAAGGTAGTCAATTTTAAGCTTGGCCATGGAAGTCGAATAAAGCTGACAATGTATGCATCTTTTACAGAAAATATGAATTATTCCCTTCCAAAGTCATCAACCattagtgttgtgtgtgtgtgtgtgtttatgtacatGCATGAGTATGGCTGTCAGGACAGTGTTTCTTTTGGCAAAGGAAATGTGGGCAAGAGCTACATTGAAAGACAGATTGTACCAGTGTAGATTTGTATGACAATAAAGATTGAAATTTAACCAGATtttcaatacattttcatttccgTCTGCAGATCTCAACAGTCAAAACAAAAATCATTTTTTTCCATTCTAGTGAGCCAAGTAATGCTGCTGCCATCTACCATTTGAATCACTATGTATTATACCATATATTTACGACTGAACATAAACATTGAACGCTCATTGAAATGTCTTTTCTTGTCATTCTATATGATGATCTTCTTTTGGGACTTGGGGTTTGGGTGCTGTTGTGACATCATGTGTATATTCTGGTATATATGCATCTTCTTCAGTCTAGGTTCCAAAGAGTTCAACAGCTAAATCTCAGCATGGGGCAGTTATTCTCAAAACGTGCACATGGAACTCATTTCCACGAACCCACATGGGCATTGCACACCTGATGGTCAATCCAATCACACTTTTTTTAAAcatacacagaacacacacatcaagcctctctcttcctctcctctgtctctcacacacacatatgccctCTGttgctctcattctctctctctgtctctctctcacacacacacaaaccctgagGTTACCTTGCCTGTAGGTGACCCTGAGAATAAATGCCTGAGGACAGTCCCTCATGTTAAAATCTAGGGACAAACTACACTGAATGTCCCTTGTGTTTGTTCTTAACGTCACCATCGAAACCAAAATGCCTCCTGCAAAGATTAAAGGTCAGGAGTGTAGGAGCTCCACCATAAATATGTTTTGGAGTATACTGGGCCAATAGGGCTCAACATAAGTGTGTGGCGCAAGGGGGCAGCAAGAGGACAACTGGCCGTGGAAGCATGCCGCTGGCGTGAGGATATGCATGACTTGTCATGGCACTGGTGTGGCTAGCATGCTATGGGTGCTAGCTGCTGGGTGTTATGGTGTTTGACAAGAAAACAAATAAATCTGCCCAGGCTAACCTATAGCTTGCAAGCGAAAGAAGGGGGTGGGGTCGGGTGTGGAGGAAGGGGGTATATTATTAGATTAAGTTAAATCCATAAACAAATAATGGCAGGACATATTGAGTTTGGCCAATTTCAAATATTTCCCAAATATATCAATTAGTGTAATTTAACATTATGCTCTATTTTTTAGAACATCCTACGTACCATAATGAAATGGCTATAATTCCAGAACACTTAATTTATTGTTATGATATAGAGCACAAAGACTTTTACATAAACTTGGTTCTTACCTAAGTAAAccttaataataaataaaatagtaATGACAGGTTACTTCAAAAATGCAGATGGATATATTAAATCTATAACCAAGTGGCATTGTCTTTTTTGGTTTACTTGCATGCTCTGCTTTGTGGACGTTGACACTTATTATGGTCTCCAAAGCAATTGTCTAATTCATGCAATGAGATCTATTAATGTAAAGAAACAGAAAGCTGACCTTTCAAACTTGTCATTTGGTGAGCTACGTTTGAGACAATGGAAGTTTTACTGACATATTTTCCATGCTGAATTAGCCGATTAATTTACCAAAGTAGGAGTCACTTCATGTTACATGACTGCCTGCTCTTGAAAATACCTTTATTCACTATGGACTAATTCACCCTAATGGACTTTCTTCTTGACAGCGCATATTCTATTTGACAGTAAATCTCGTCATTTGGCATTATTAAGACAGGCACACTGGGGAATTATTAAGCTTTACGGAGGAAATGTATTGATACAGGCTTACCAGTTGTTTTCATCAGATTTTGCGTCAGACTCAAGCACATTGTCTGCACAAAAAGCTGAAAagtgctgccatcatgtgtttcCAAACTGTAATTACCACAAGGATGGCATGATATCATTGCAGGCCAATGTCGCATCGTGGGGTTATTAAAGGCTAAATAATTGCCAAGAGCGAGAATCGTGTGACTTCTACATTCTCTAGCTTTATTTTGTATTCAAAATCTATGCAATGGTTCATATTTCACTTGAATGGGAATAGTCGTACAGCAAAATATATCTTAACACAATGCAGCAACCTATATTGATCTTTAATTAACTTTTGCTATAAATCTGGTGCCAATTTATGGGAGCTGTTGACCATAAGCTGGTGAGAAAGTACTTAAACTTCAGAGATTCCTTTTGTTGATTGAGCGGAAGGTACAGAAGTGTTCAAATGTTTCAGGAGCTTCAATAAAATatccataaaaaaaactaacttgGATAACAAATTCTTACatgatgtatttatatatattctaAACGTATTTAGCATGCAGCTTTTCTTATGCCCTAAGAATTTAACAATGCATGACATCCTTGTGTTTATTTCAAGAAAATATTATGGTATAAGATATTTAATGTGACAGACAAACATAACTACAGCAGATTGATTAATTCCGTGGTATAGCATACATATAAAACAAAACCGTGTTGTGTGATACAGTGATCGTAATAGTCTCTTAAATAAAATTATGTTTTGTATAAAAGAAAGATAACTTCAATTCTTTAAAAATACTACAAAAGCACAGACAGTATGGACATACGTTGGAAATGGCTGGCAGGAGTAGTCCGTTTGATATGATCTTACACAATGTCAGGGTTGACAACTTTGGCTTCAGTGGATAAGTCCCTCATATAAAAAGATAATGCTGACACTTCTCTTGAAACTTCTTGTAATGGAGCGTGAAATTGCCTTTTAGCCACATCTTGTGTGCAAAAGAGTCTTGCTAGGAAAATGCCTGGGGTTCAATATCCCATCACACCATATTGATTAATTGCATGTTCAGAATGTTTAATGTCTGCATTAGGTGTTATTGATTTTCAACAAGCAAAATCACACATCATAAAGTGCATCAACTTGTGTCAGAAAGGTAATGTTTCCAgaataacaaaaaaaagttgTTACTTTATAAAAGCAGCAGTAAAAATATGTGTTTCAAAGCATAATAATCTATTagcacaaaaataaaataatgtgttTGTTATTGATGTATTCAGCCACTCAAGAGGTCTTCACTACCTAGTTAAACTGTGAGACAAGATTATTCCAATGGTAAGGTGAGTGGTTCTCAGGAGTAAATATGGAACTCTGCATGTTATTAGTATGTTACATTTAGTTCAGTAATCTGAACACCACATTGGGGTATAACCCAAATGATGCATTTGTGGCCTTCTCCCCAGATGACAATTTGGATCAAACAGCTATTTTGCATAAATGGAATCCTCAGTGTTCTACTCCCTTACACCTCATCCTCTGTTTGGCACGGTGTTTGTGAGAGGCCCATTTGGGTTTGGCAGGTGATGGAGACTGGACcattatctccctccctccttcacaaaTCAGTCCTTCCTCAGTATGGCTCTGCTTTCAAACTGCGATATAGACAGCATGTAAACACCATCCCTATGACCTGAAATtgacagtgaggggggggggggggtcatggacATGCCACCTGATTAAGCCTCCAAGCATAATCGATAACATTTAAATTAGCTTTACAATGGGAGACGAAAGCACAATGTGATAATTCAGCGAGTTTAACAAATGTGGCACTGGTCTCCATTTTGGATTGggtttatacaaaaaaaaaaaaaattaaagggCAAGATGGTCTGTGCTGCTCACCTGCACACAGGCTATACCAACACCCACTGCTCCTATGATCTTCAGATGGTCCAAGATGAAGTTCTCCAGTTTAGTGATGCAACCTCCCTGGAGAGGGCAAcaacattgtgtgtatgtgtttgtgtgtatgagacATGAGCATATGTAATTGCAGAtagcttttttttgtgtgtgtgtgtgcgggtacaGATTTACCAACATAGACCATAACATGTCACCATAACACCCCAGATTCACAGACTGAAACTGGAGATCACGCCACCCCACTCCCTACCACACCCCTTCCCTTTACGCTCCTCTCCCTCGGCCCAGCAGCGTCTCTTCCCAGCCCCTTACCTCCACTTTGTAGATGTTGGAGGGATGTTCCCGGCGCCCACAGCGCTCTGTCTGGGTCTTGCAGCAGCTGTCTGGCACGGCCCGCCCCTCGGCTGAGCTAGAGCGGATCCAAACACTCTCGTTCCAGTCAGATGAGCTGTTGCTCCCACAACACTTGAACTGGTGGAACGAACGTGGGGGCAAAGGGAGAGATTTGAAAATCATAAAGCTCCTGCTGCAAATGCTGAATGCTGATGCTAAGGCAGGACTGCAAGGCAAACGTCTACTGAAAATACAAAGTTGAAACATTCTGGAAtcaaattaataaaaaataaaaaagatgacATGAGGAAAGGCCTAAAGACATCCAAATAACTGCAGCCTTACCTCCTGCTGCAGCTTGTCAACAGCCCCAGTGACGTGCTCCTGGCCCGGCTGCTGGTACTTCTGGATCATGGTCTCCCGCAGGTTCTGCTTCAGCTCCTCATTCAGCTACAGGAAAACAACATTTAGGTCAGATGCAAGTGTGGTCACTATGAGTGCCCTCTGTTTGCAGACTGACCAATTGGAGCAGAACTTATGAATGATGTAGCTAGTTAGTAAACAAGTTAGTAGAACACAAACTAATATGTATGGAGTATCAAGATTTGAGTGTGACTTAAACACAATAGCAATAGGTCTAACTATTGTTTTCAACATTTAAGACAAGCACCTGAtacttgaaaaaataaaaaataatacatatTATTTACATGTTTAAGTTCTTGTTTTGGACAGGGCATTGTATGACCACCCATTATAGACCAAGCATGTGTTCTTCAGATACAGCACAACAATAGCAGAGAGGGAAATGGTGGATGTGGCACCTGCAGTTTCTATGGTAACCTCAGCACAAGAGGAACTACAGCACTACGTAAGAGTGTaaaggagggagatgaagagagaatgAATAAGTGGGGAAGAAAAAGGAAtgtcagacagagaaagaatgaatgagcaaagagaaaaaaaaatagcTTTCATTTGATTTCAATAAGGAAAACACTGCAGCAGGGAGGTGAGAATAGCACAGGAAAGGAGGTGCAGGGTTCACACACAAGCTACCGGTTGTCTAACTTTACTCTGACAGAACATGCCCAATTGGCAATTCAATCACAATGCAAGTGGGCAGCTACGCCACATACCATGGATCTGAATGGGAGTCCTTGCCATAAGTTCTGGGCAATTATGTTCTGACACTTCACCATCACAATATGTCTTTATGAAAACTGTTAGAATACATTAAACACAGGTATGAAGACAAGAATAATGCCAATAAAAGAAAGGGCAAAGGTAGCAAGAGAATAATGGAATTTCATATTTGAAAGTTAGTTCTTGTAAGGGCAAACCAAGTGGTGGATCATCTGTCTAATCAGCATTATGGGGGAAATAAAATGTACTGACACATTTTTACACTCCTGCCCTTTGATGTGCCATAATGTTTAGGACTGTACATCACTATATATCACAGTAAGAACATGGAGAGAGGTAAACTTCAAGGGGGAGGGTTGTTATTGTTTTATGTGACACCAAACTGTTGAAATTTGTCACAAGTGCTGAACAGTGTGTGATTATCTCAGCGATGCCCttccatggtgtgtgtttggacaAATGTATATGGCtgtgcgttggtgtgtgtgtgttgggtactGAGAAGGTGGCATCAGGTGGTCAGGACGGTGGAGTGATTACCTGCTGGTAATAGATGTAGGCCAGGACACCAGCAAGGATCTCCAGCAGGAAAATACACAACAACAGGACAAAGTACTGTGGGAAACCAGAGAGCaaaaaggtagagagaggtaaagaaagaaagaaagaaagaaagaaacgcaGTTAGAATCAATGACTCAGGGATTCAAGGTTACAACAATGAAAGGCAAATCTGAATTTAGTGAGGATGGAGTTGAAAGTAGTCAAGGACTTCTTGTGTTGACACTGAGCTAGGTAAGGAAGTTAAGCATGGTGACTGTGCAGTTCTAGTCACATTGTGTGTGAAAAGTTTACTGACACCACTTAATCACATAGGAAGTATGATGGAAAGAGTTAAATGCTCTAAAAACTGGTCAAGGCTGACAAAGAAAGACTagagtttttttgttttaatcttTCTGTTGAAGGACCCTTCATGAGAACTGTTATCTAGGCTGTAGAAACTCAGACTAAACCTTAATGACTGGTCTGTACTGGCCTGCTAATTACAGTATATACTGGTAAAACATGGAACAATGGACATAAATAAATTTGCTTCAAGAGAACATTACAAGTGCAACTAGTCCCCAGGTAAAATCAGAAAGATCTAGATTAGCAAGTGTGAGAGATGGATAGTGTTCCTCTGAAATATCAGCGTATCTCAAAGGAACACTATCTCTGCTGGCATAGGTGTGTACTTGCTCCCAAGACTTCCCCTTTAATATGGGCACAAATCACATGGGGTGGAGTGGTCCTATTCCAACCTAGAAGGCAGTTTACTTCAGACCACGCTGCTCCCCTGTGAACATTAACTTAAATAGCAATAAAAATAATGAGAAAGTCCACTTTTGCA
This window encodes:
- the LOC124481905 gene encoding CD151 antigen-like isoform X2; this translates as MGVYEEKKETCGTICLKYLLFTFNFLFWLAGGVVMAVGIWTLVEKSDYISLLSSKTYAASAYILILAGVIVMVTGVLGCCATFKEQRRLLRVYFVLLLCIFLLEILAGVLAYIYYQQLNEELKQNLRETMIQKYQQPGQEHVTGAVDKLQQEFKCCGSNSSSDWNESVWIRSSSAEGRAVPDSCCKTQTERCGRREHPSNIYKVEGGCITKLENFILDHLKIIGAVGVGIACVQVIGMVFTCCLYRSLKAEPY
- the LOC124481905 gene encoding CD151 antigen-like isoform X1, giving the protein MKTMGVYEEKKETCGTICLKYLLFTFNFLFWLAGGVVMAVGIWTLVEKSDYISLLSSKTYAASAYILILAGVIVMVTGVLGCCATFKEQRRLLRVYFVLLLCIFLLEILAGVLAYIYYQQLNEELKQNLRETMIQKYQQPGQEHVTGAVDKLQQEFKCCGSNSSSDWNESVWIRSSSAEGRAVPDSCCKTQTERCGRREHPSNIYKVEGGCITKLENFILDHLKIIGAVGVGIACVQVIGMVFTCCLYRSLKAEPY